A portion of the Litorimonas taeanensis genome contains these proteins:
- a CDS encoding DUF937 domain-containing protein — protein MMSGLNLMDMIMSAAGGQAPQQMGQQFGLDAQQSQSAIAALLPAISSGLKQNASTPQGLAGLLGALQKGSHSQYMDNPEQLAAPAAVAEGNGILGHLFGSKDVSRAVAGRAAEQSGVSPDILKKMLPMVAMMAMGSLGKQTNEQQGGGMQAMLGQMAMQQLMGGGAKAGGIGGMLGGLLGGGARKAQAQQQQAHQQGLGFLGKMLDADGDGNTMDDLLGMVMNKR, from the coding sequence ATGATGAGTGGATTAAACCTTATGGACATGATTATGTCTGCCGCAGGGGGCCAAGCCCCTCAACAGATGGGCCAACAATTCGGTCTGGATGCCCAGCAAAGTCAAAGTGCCATTGCTGCACTTTTACCCGCAATCTCTTCAGGCCTTAAGCAAAATGCTTCGACCCCACAGGGCTTGGCGGGTCTTTTGGGCGCTTTGCAAAAAGGGTCACACAGCCAATATATGGATAACCCTGAACAACTCGCTGCACCGGCTGCTGTCGCCGAAGGGAATGGTATTTTGGGGCATCTATTTGGATCCAAAGACGTCAGCCGCGCCGTTGCGGGCCGCGCAGCAGAACAGTCTGGCGTAAGCCCTGACATTTTGAAAAAGATGTTACCTATGGTCGCCATGATGGCGATGGGTAGCCTTGGGAAGCAAACAAACGAACAGCAAGGCGGCGGCATGCAAGCCATGCTTGGCCAAATGGCGATGCAACAATTAATGGGCGGCGGCGCAAAAGCTGGCGGAATTGGCGGTATGCTCGGCGGACTACTCGGCGGCGGCGCGCGCAAGGCCCAAGCACAGCAGCAACAAGCGCATCAACAAGGCCTTGGTTTCCTCGGGAAAATGCTCGATGCTGATGGCGATGGCAATACAATGGATGACCTGCTCGGCATGGTAATGAACAAACGCTAA
- a CDS encoding peptide MFS transporter, which translates to MVGNSMAAEPEKTFLGHPRGLIICFLTEMWERFSYYGMRGLLSLYLIQHFLFSDTEANLIYGGYIALVYIMSIVGGILSDKYLGQRKAVTFGAILLVAGHFGMAFEGSGSEETLSFNGGDYVIMDEGRDDRRKLYIEYEGETRRMVFDTDKFVNLGGQRLVPINDAGEGDYVINRTTRGLLQNACNVFGMACAGPNPSTEIVINGVEYPVEKRVLNAETGETAMFIAYNGQSLQFEETTSSDIVLLGTDSRDRIEIKRDANGAPSQVLAFENSEDKTADISAPYAVVNQGDYSTAIERQSLYVNILFFSLALIIAGVGFLKPNISTIVGDLYPQGDPRRDGGFTLFYMGINLGSFLATWSCGILGIVYGWAWGFGLAGIGMLLGLIVFQWGQKWLGDVAEPPSLEKLKEKVFGPISVEWACYLSAVIVVILCMALLNYADVIGPLAAFVGIAFFILFVVYSFVKLKGRERSRMWAALYFAVAQIPFWSLFEQAGSSLTLVTSRLVDTNIAGWDVPTPVFQSLNAGFIFIFAPIVAWLWVFLAKRKIEPSTPVKFAFGVFGAGLGYLVLVWGMKTVGPAAMTPVFFIFAIYWVHTMAELMLSPVGLSAMTKLAPARMVGLFMAAWFVYSGLGNALSGVIAAAAGAETVGGQIVDVAGAKANYIQVFSSIGYIGMGIGFLMLLISPLIKKWMDEEVELLKTEESETPVI; encoded by the coding sequence GGAATGCGCGGATTGTTATCTCTTTATCTTATTCAGCATTTCTTATTTTCAGATACAGAAGCCAATTTAATCTATGGCGGCTATATTGCGCTCGTTTATATTATGTCGATTGTGGGCGGCATCTTGTCTGATAAATATCTTGGGCAAAGAAAGGCCGTAACCTTTGGGGCTATACTTTTGGTTGCGGGACATTTCGGAATGGCCTTTGAGGGTTCAGGCTCTGAAGAAACACTAAGTTTCAATGGTGGCGATTATGTCATTATGGACGAAGGTCGTGACGACCGCCGTAAGCTCTACATTGAGTATGAGGGCGAGACACGGCGCATGGTGTTTGACACCGACAAATTTGTGAACCTTGGCGGTCAACGTTTAGTGCCAATCAATGATGCGGGCGAAGGTGATTACGTCATTAACCGAACAACCCGAGGCCTTTTACAGAATGCTTGTAATGTTTTTGGTATGGCATGTGCGGGTCCCAACCCGTCTACAGAGATCGTCATTAATGGTGTTGAATACCCTGTTGAGAAACGCGTCCTAAATGCTGAGACTGGCGAGACAGCGATGTTTATCGCTTACAATGGTCAATCTCTTCAGTTTGAGGAAACAACTTCGAGTGATATTGTATTGTTGGGAACAGATAGTCGTGACAGAATTGAAATTAAACGTGACGCGAATGGTGCCCCGTCTCAGGTTCTGGCTTTTGAAAATAGTGAAGATAAGACCGCAGATATTAGCGCGCCTTATGCTGTCGTAAACCAGGGTGATTATAGCACGGCGATTGAAAGACAGTCTCTCTATGTCAACATTCTATTCTTCTCTCTTGCTCTTATTATTGCAGGTGTTGGTTTCTTGAAGCCAAATATTTCTACCATCGTCGGTGATCTTTATCCGCAAGGTGATCCACGGCGTGATGGCGGTTTCACACTCTTTTATATGGGCATCAACTTGGGTAGTTTCCTCGCGACTTGGTCATGCGGAATTTTGGGGATTGTTTATGGTTGGGCGTGGGGCTTTGGCCTAGCGGGAATCGGTATGCTTCTCGGCCTGATTGTGTTCCAGTGGGGACAAAAATGGTTAGGCGATGTCGCAGAGCCGCCCTCTCTTGAAAAACTAAAAGAAAAAGTATTCGGCCCGATTTCGGTGGAGTGGGCTTGTTACCTCTCAGCCGTTATCGTTGTGATACTTTGCATGGCTTTGTTGAATTATGCAGACGTCATTGGGCCATTGGCCGCTTTTGTTGGCATCGCCTTCTTTATCCTGTTTGTTGTTTACTCTTTCGTAAAACTAAAAGGGCGGGAGCGTTCACGTATGTGGGCGGCTTTGTATTTTGCTGTTGCGCAAATTCCTTTCTGGTCATTGTTTGAGCAAGCTGGTTCATCTTTAACTTTGGTTACAAGTCGTTTGGTCGATACGAATATTGCGGGTTGGGATGTGCCTACACCTGTGTTCCAATCATTGAATGCGGGCTTTATCTTTATCTTTGCTCCGATTGTCGCATGGCTTTGGGTCTTTTTAGCAAAGCGCAAGATCGAGCCTTCAACGCCTGTTAAGTTTGCTTTTGGCGTGTTTGGCGCGGGTCTTGGATATTTAGTCCTCGTCTGGGGAATGAAGACAGTTGGCCCAGCAGCCATGACGCCAGTCTTCTTTATCTTTGCTATCTATTGGGTGCATACAATGGCAGAACTGATGCTCAGCCCTGTTGGATTGTCAGCGATGACCAAACTGGCTCCTGCACGTATGGTGGGTCTTTTTATGGCGGCTTGGTTCGTTTATTCTGGCCTAGGTAATGCACTTTCTGGCGTTATCGCAGCAGCGGCTGGCGCGGAAACTGTGGGCGGCCAAATTGTTGATGTGGCTGGCGCGAAGGCGAATTATATTCAGGTCTTTTCTTCCATTGGTTATATTGGAATGGGGATTGGATTCTTAATGCTTCTAATCTCACCCCTAATTAAAAAATGGATGGATGAAGAGGTTGAGCTGTTAAAAACTGAAGAGTCCGAAACGCCCGTTATTTAA